The genomic interval CGACCAGTGGTCCTCGGACCCGTTCGAACCGACATGGGACGGCGACCGACTCGTCGCACGCGGCGCAGCGGACATGAAATGCGGGCTCGTGGCCTGTGTCTTCGCCGCCCGCCGGCTCGCTGACGCCGACCTCGACGGCCACGTGATCGTCGAGAGCGTCGTCGGCGAGGAAGCGGGCGGAATCGGCGCGGCGAGTTCGGTTCGGGAGTCGCCCTACCCGTTCGAGCCCGACGCGGGGATCGTCGCCGAGCCGACCGATCTTACACCCGTAATCGCCACCGAGGGATCTCTAATGAAGCGCCTCGCCCTCTCTGGTCGATCGGCCCACGCTGCGACCCCGTGGCACGGCGAGAGCGTCCTCCCACACTTCGAGCGAATTCATCAGGCGCTCGCGGAGTTCGAACGCAAGCGCACCCACGAGGTGACACACCCGCTGTACGAGGAGTTTCCGAGACCGTGGCCGATCGTCGCGGGCACCGTCGAGGCGGGGTCGTGGGCCTCCTCGGTCCCGGCGCGACTCGAGAGTGAGTTCAGAATCGGGGTCGCACCCGGCGAGACGGTCGCTGAGGTCGAACGGCGCGTTGACTCGCTGCTAGCTGAGCTGGTCGCCGATTCCGAGTGGCTCACCGAGCATTCCCCACGCTTCGAGCGCTTTTCGGTACAGTTCGAACCCGCCGAAATCGACCCCGACGAGCCGATCGTTCGCGCCGTCCGGCACGCGCTCGACACCGCAGGGCACGACTCGACGCCCCGCGGGGCGACCTACGGGACGGACGCCCGCCATTACATCGCGGCCGGGATCCCGACGGTCGTGTTCGGTCCGGGGTCGGTTCAGCAGGCCCATTTCCCCGACGAGAGCATCGACTGGACGGAGGTCTCTTCGGGGATCGATCTGCTCGAATCGGCCGGACGAGCGTTCCTTACCGGAAGTACTCCGTGAGCGCCCGATCGATGATCTCGTCGGGCGAGACGCCCTCGAAGGCGGCCTCCCGACGGAGTTCGCGGTAGTTGCCGACGGGGAGGCGAACGGTTATCTCGCCGGCCGTGACGTCGTACTCGGCGAGCGCGTTCTCGGGGCCGGTACCGTCGTTGATCGCGCTCGCGATCGACCGGATCTCCCTGACGGTCAGGTCGTTGTCGACGACCGCCCACGCGAGTTGGAACCGTGCGTCGCCGGCGACGCGCGCGATGTGTTTCGCCGCCGTCGGGGCGATGTGGCCCAGCGCCACGTGGCGTCGCACCGACTGCGGCAGGTCGTGGACGCGCGCCCACTTGCGGATGAACGCCACCGAAACCTCGCCGCCAGCGCGCTCGGCGGCGGCCTTATAC from Halalkalicoccus subterraneus carries:
- a CDS encoding ArgE/DapE family deacylase, which produces MTDDPDPRTFAERLLSFDTTDGDEFPAQDWLEGQLSDFGFETYRWEADPKCLAVSPSFPDDPEEIETAGRPNVAGVLELGSGVGSTVLLNGHVDVVPAEVDQWSSDPFEPTWDGDRLVARGAADMKCGLVACVFAARRLADADLDGHVIVESVVGEEAGGIGAASSVRESPYPFEPDAGIVAEPTDLTPVIATEGSLMKRLALSGRSAHAATPWHGESVLPHFERIHQALAEFERKRTHEVTHPLYEEFPRPWPIVAGTVEAGSWASSVPARLESEFRIGVAPGETVAEVERRVDSLLAELVADSEWLTEHSPRFERFSVQFEPAEIDPDEPIVRAVRHALDTAGHDSTPRGATYGTDARHYIAAGIPTVVFGPGSVQQAHFPDESIDWTEVSSGIDLLESAGRAFLTGSTP
- a CDS encoding DUF7119 family protein; this encodes MTTERPGDPRSDRESPVGKPVVRGDATIAGKRAREAVQFDPDDPESLAEAAETVRQFAGNTAGSEDNIYMLRGAAACAALVRGEGSYKAAAERAGGEVSVAFIRKWARVHDLPQSVRRHVALGHIAPTAAKHIARVAGDARFQLAWAVVDNDLTVREIRSIASAINDGTGPENALAEYDVTAGEITVRLPVGNYRELRREAAFEGVSPDEIIDRALTEYFR